The Polyangiaceae bacterium genome includes the window ATGGTGGGCGGCACGGTCACGCGCTACCAGACGGGTGTGACCTCGACGATCTCGGAGTACTACGTTGCTGCGGATAGCAGCGCCAACGGATGGGTCTACTTCGGCAGCTCCTTCTCCTACCTCTACCGCGTCAAGAAGGACGGCACGGGTCTCGAGAACGTGTACTCGGCCGCGGCGCTAAGCTCCACCAACCTCGGCTACGGCATGCTGGTCGACGGCAACAACATCTACACCCTGACTTCCACCAGCTCGGGCAACACCGGACGCATCTTCCGCCTCAGCACCAATGGCGGTGCCGTCTGGTCCCTACTGGACTACGCCAGCTTCCAGGGTTCGCCCTCGGACGACATCACCGGCGCCGTTTCATACAAGGGTCAGATCTACATGCTGACCAACGAATCCAGCTCTACGACCAACACGGAGATCTGGAAGGCGCCAGCGACCGGCAGTCCGCCCGTCGCCGCCTCCTTCGAGCAAGCGATCAGCGGGCAGACCTACTGCTCCGGACTCGGTGTGGACGACACCTACTTCTACCTCGCATGCGGTGGCAGCAATCGCCTTGTCAGAGTCGCACGCAGCAACGGCGCGCTCACCCTGATCACGGATGCGTGGCCGCTCAGCACGACCTCGAACGGCATGGCGACTCACGACACCAACAATGACGGCAAGGCCGACTACATCTACTACAAGGGCGCTACCGGAGACGTGTACTTCGTCTGCAATCCAAGCGGCACCGCCTACTCCGACAAACTCGCCAACTTCAAGGCGTCCGCCACCAGCGAGTATGGACTCGGTTTCGATCCGGTGGCCAAGAAGCTCTATGCCTACGACTCTGTGAGCAAGGAGCTGGTCGTCATTCAGTGAGTGGACACTTTTTCGGGCCCGGCAACGTTGCTCGAGTCCCGACGCATCACTCCAACCCGACACCAGCTCCGCTCAGCTTCGCACCAGCAGTAGCAGATGCTCCGCCCGGGGCCGGCCAGCAAATGCGCGCTGACTGGCCCCGTGAAAATGCGGTCGCCGCTGCGCGGCCCGTGCTGCCACGGTGAGTCCGACGTCCTGGGCCAACTGCTCCACGAGTCGGTCCGCGTGCACAGCGCGTTGCGCCAAAGTGCTATCCGCAACTTGCAGCGCCAGGTGCCCACCGACGCAGAGCACGCGCGCCATCTCGCCTAGGGCCGCGCCCAGATCCTGCTGATAGCGACCCAAGGCCTTGGCGAAGGGCTCGGCCGACAGCTTGCGACGCGAGCCCAGCTCCCGTGCTTGAAAGCTCCGCGCTTCCAGGCCGAGCCAGCGCAGCCGCGCTGCGTGATGGTCGAAGTAGTCGTACACGCCAGCGTAGGGCGGAGAGCTCACGATCAGATCCATTCCCCCGTCCCGAACGTGGGAAAGATCTCGCGCGTCGCCCACCATGACCTTGGCGACCGGCGCCCTCGGCGGCACGGTGCTGCCGTAGGCCACCATGCGCTTCACGAGTTCCTCGGTGCGTCGCTGAAAGAGTTTGGCGGTGTATCCGGCCCCGATTCGGCGCGGCAGCTCGTCCGCATTGGTGTCCGCCGCGCGTCGGCTCACCTTGCCAATCAAAGACGACAGCACCAGCCATAGCAGCCGACGCATGTCGCCTTCGGGAAGCTGACGAATGCCATCGCGCAACCCGTCGAGCTCGAGCAGCACGTGAGGCTCGAAGAGCTGCACGTCTGCGTCCGGGAAGCGCTGCGTCGCACCCTGCTTCTTCTTGCGACGGGTGTCCGCGTGATCTCGCACCGCCACGGCGGCGTCGATCAACTCGTTGCGCTCCCGCGGAGCGAGGCCCCGCGTCTTGAGCCAGCTCAGTTCCACGGCCAGCGGATTCGCGTCGACACCAAAGGCGTGACACCCTGCGCGACGAGCTTCGGCCAGCACGGTGCCACTACCGCAGAAGGGATCCAGCACGCGCCCGGCAGCAGGCGCCAGTGCCTCCACCAAACGGAAGGCCGTGTCGGGGTGCATGCGGGCCGGATAGGTGTGGAAACCGTGCACGTCTCGCCGTGTGCGTTCTTCGTCGGCTTTGACCTTCAGCGCACGCCCGAGCACCTTCGCGAGCTCGGCATCGCCGCTGATCTCCGCTTCACCACCGACGTTCGTCAGCGCGCGCCGCTGCTTTGGTGCGCGGGGTCGAGGCGGTGGAGCCTTGCCGGTGGTTTCGGCGATGCGACGTGCGGCGCCGCTGAGTCCACGCACGTGCGAGCTCGCCCCAGAGCGTTTGGCCGTGCGCGGGCTCTTCTTTGCCGCCATGCCTCGCCTTGTAGCTCAGCGCGCCTGCGCCATGGGAGATTGTTACAATCGCCGCAGGCTGCTCCAGGGAAAGGGCGCCCAGAACGGCGTTTTGACTGCGCGCGTGGCGTCGAGCTCGAACCACACTTCACCCGCGCGCGGCCTGAGCACGTGAAAGTTCTGGGCAGGCATGTAGCTCTGTCCCAAAAGCGCGCGCTTGTGGGTGCCATCGCTGACGACATCCAAGATCAGCACGGTGTGTCCCGGGTTGCCCGGCAGGATGAAGAAGTCGCCGGCCCGTAGCTCTTCGTAGCTCACCGCCTGCGCTTGTTTCTCCAGGCTCACGGTGTTGGCCCAAGCGAACACTGCGTCGAGGTAGCGTCGAAAGGTCGCGTAGCTGTCCGAGGCCCGACCCGCCGGCGCCCAAGACAGTGACGTTCCCTGAGGCACGAGTCGCTCTCCCCGCCGATAGCGCGCGTACTCGATGGGCATGCCCGCCGCTGCGCGATAGCTCATGTCCCGCGCGCCCATGGACCAACGCCACTCGGCGTGCAGGCGCATCGCCGCATCCGCACACTGCTGCAAATCTGCCGCGCCCACGTCGAGAGCCACCACGGCCGCGTAGCGCGAATCACCCGCCTCCAATATGCGCGCGCCGGCGTAGCTGTTCACCGGCGTGCCCTCCGCCGCCAGCGGCAAGGTGCGCAGGAACTCGCCGAAGCTGCCCTTGGCCACCGTCACGCGAGTGAAGCCGTTTGGCGCACCAAAACGCCGCTCCAAAGTGTCGGCCGCGTCTGGAACGCCTTTGGCTCCGTCGAGCCAAGCGTAGCGAGCGCGCAGCTGCGCTTGGTTCAGCGGGGGGCTGGATCGCGCCGTCGTGGTTCGTGGTGTGGCCGCGCCACTTCCGTGCGCGACTCGTGGCGCGGTCGCGGGTGCGTGCGCGCCGCCGCCAGTCACGCTGCCGCGCGTCGTGACCCTTGGCTCAGCGCCGACGGCCGGAGCGTCCTTGCGTTCGCAGGCCGCGCCGAACAGCACCAAGCCCAGCAGCGCGAACGCCAGGTTGCGCGTCATCCAAGACCGCGCAGATCCGTCGCTTCTTTCACGCGTTGGATCGCCAGCACGAAGGCGGCCTTGCGCATCGAGCACCCGTGCTCCTGCATCGTCTTGTGCAGAGCCTTGTACGAGTTGACCATGTGCTCTTCCAGCTGAGTGTTCACCTGTTCCTCGGTCCAGCGGAACTTCTGCGTGTTCTGCGTCCACTCGAAGTACGACACGGTGACGCCGCCGGCATTGGCGTAGATGTCGGGAATGCAGACGATGTTCTTCTTCTCGAGGATCTCGTCGGCCTCAGCCGTCGTCGGACCGTTGGCGGCTTCGAGCACGTACTTGGCCTTCACTTCCCGAGCGTTCTGCCCGGTGATGACGTGACCCAGGGCAGCCGGGACCAACACGTCACAGTCGGCGATCAGGATGTCTTCGTTCGACACGGGCTTGGCGCCCGGGAAGTCGATCACGCTACCCGTTGCTTTCACGTGGGCGACCAGGGCGGGGATGTCCAGACCGTCTCCGTTGAAGATCCCGCCTTTGACGTCGCTGGCAGCCACGATGCGGGCACCCTGCTCGTGGGCCAAAGCTGCGAACCAGCTGCCTACGTTGCCGAAGCCTTGCACCACCATGCGCGTGCCCGCGAGCTTCTTGCCCTCCGTCGCCAGCACTTCGCGAATGGCGAACAAGCAACCCCGTCCCGTGGCGGCTTCACGTCCAAAGCTGCCGTGCAACTCGACGGGCTTGCCGGTCACGACACCGGGCGAGTAGCCGTAGCGTTTGCTGTACTGGTCGAAGATCCAGGCCATCACGCCGGCGTTGGTGTTCATGTCGGGCGCTGGGATGTCTTCGTTGGGACCGACCAGCTCGCCGATCTGATCGACGAAGCGCCGGGTCAAGCGCTCCAGCTCGCGCTTGCTCAGCTTGCGCGGGTCGACCTGAATGCCTCCCTTGGCTCCGCCAAAGGGCACGTTCACCACGGCCGTCTTCCACGTCATCAAACTGGCGAGGGATCGCACCTCGTCCAAGTCCACGTCGGGGTGGTAGCGCAAGCCGCCCTTGTAGGGGCCACGCGAGTTGTCGTGCTGGATGCGATAGCCGATGAAGTTGCCGACCTCACCGTCGTCCATCTCGATCGCGATCTCCACGCGCAGCTCGCGCGAAGGCGTCAGCAGCAACGTCTTGTACCGGGGCGACAGCTTCAACAAGTCGAAGGCCTGCTGAAGAAAGTGGTTGGTCTGCTCCGTCGCGCTCATTGCCATGGCGTTTCCTCCCGTCGAATCTCGTCAGGGTACACCTCGCAACCGCCGG containing:
- a CDS encoding DNA methyltransferase, with product MAAKKSPRTAKRSGASSHVRGLSGAARRIAETTGKAPPPRPRAPKQRRALTNVGGEAEISGDAELAKVLGRALKVKADEERTRRDVHGFHTYPARMHPDTAFRLVEALAPAAGRVLDPFCGSGTVLAEARRAGCHAFGVDANPLAVELSWLKTRGLAPRERNELIDAAVAVRDHADTRRKKKQGATQRFPDADVQLFEPHVLLELDGLRDGIRQLPEGDMRRLLWLVLSSLIGKVSRRAADTNADELPRRIGAGYTAKLFQRRTEELVKRMVAYGSTVPPRAPVAKVMVGDARDLSHVRDGGMDLIVSSPPYAGVYDYFDHHAARLRWLGLEARSFQARELGSRRKLSAEPFAKALGRYQQDLGAALGEMARVLCVGGHLALQVADSTLAQRAVHADRLVEQLAQDVGLTVAARAAQRRPHFHGASQRAFAGRPRAEHLLLLVRS
- a CDS encoding Glu/Leu/Phe/Val dehydrogenase dimerization domain-containing protein, producing MAMSATEQTNHFLQQAFDLLKLSPRYKTLLLTPSRELRVEIAIEMDDGEVGNFIGYRIQHDNSRGPYKGGLRYHPDVDLDEVRSLASLMTWKTAVVNVPFGGAKGGIQVDPRKLSKRELERLTRRFVDQIGELVGPNEDIPAPDMNTNAGVMAWIFDQYSKRYGYSPGVVTGKPVELHGSFGREAATGRGCLFAIREVLATEGKKLAGTRMVVQGFGNVGSWFAALAHEQGARIVAASDVKGGIFNGDGLDIPALVAHVKATGSVIDFPGAKPVSNEDILIADCDVLVPAALGHVITGQNAREVKAKYVLEAANGPTTAEADEILEKKNIVCIPDIYANAGGVTVSYFEWTQNTQKFRWTEEQVNTQLEEHMVNSYKALHKTMQEHGCSMRKAAFVLAIQRVKEATDLRGLG
- a CDS encoding DUF4846 domain-containing protein — protein: MTRNLAFALLGLVLFGAACERKDAPAVGAEPRVTTRGSVTGGGAHAPATAPRVAHGSGAATPRTTTARSSPPLNQAQLRARYAWLDGAKGVPDAADTLERRFGAPNGFTRVTVAKGSFGEFLRTLPLAAEGTPVNSYAGARILEAGDSRYAAVVALDVGAADLQQCADAAMRLHAEWRWSMGARDMSYRAAAGMPIEYARYRRGERLVPQGTSLSWAPAGRASDSYATFRRYLDAVFAWANTVSLEKQAQAVSYEELRAGDFFILPGNPGHTVLILDVVSDGTHKRALLGQSYMPAQNFHVLRPRAGEVWFELDATRAVKTPFWAPFPWSSLRRL